The proteins below are encoded in one region of Danio rerio strain Tuebingen ecotype United States chromosome 14, GRCz12tu, whole genome shotgun sequence:
- the p2rx3a gene encoding P2X purinoceptor 3a isoform X1 produces MAPRVLGFIKGFFVYETAKSVVVKSWSVGIINRIVQLLIILYFICWVFMHEKAHQLRDTGIESAVMTKVKGLGNFNDRVMDVADYVIPSQGASSFSIITNMVVTANQTQGYCPEIEKKFSCTSDGDCEKKIGLNIGNGMITGKCLNDNGTSNDTWRCEIQGWCPAEDDTISGKPMHEVENFTIFIKNSIRFPLFGVARGNFPSSLNRSYIQSCNYDPVRHPFCPIFKVGDILKHLNQSLENITKIGGEIGININWKCNLDYDEENCNPKYFFTRLDAAFEHSSVSKGYNFRFAKYYQSEDGTEYRTLHKAYAIRFEIIVSGNAGKFNVVPFLINLVAAFTSVGLATVFCDIILLNFHKGADEYKAKKFEEVSGVVPESGSNILYKGSQVSIKALEKNSNDSGTFSIGRQEM; encoded by the exons ATGGCTCCCAGAGTGCTGGGCTTCATCAAAGGGTTCTTCGTCTATGAAACCGCCAAGTCTGTAGTAGTGAAGAGCTGGTCTGTTGGAATAATCAACCGGATCGTTCAgctgttaattattttgtatttcatcTG ttGGGTGTTTATGCATGAAAAAGCGCATCAGCTCCGCGACACAGGAATTGAGTCTGCGGTCATGACTAAAGTGAAGGGTTTGGGTAACTTTAACGACCGTGTGATGGACGTAGCAGACTATGTCATTCCATCACAG GGAGCCTCATCATTCTCTATCATTACCAACATGGTCGTCACAGCCAATCAGACGCAAGGATACTGTCCTGAG ATCGAAAAAAAGTTTAGTTGCACTTCTGATGGTGACTGtgagaaaaaaattggcttaaATATTGGAAATG GTATGATAACAGGCAAATGCTTGAATGATAATGGAACAAGTAATGATACATGGCGTTGTGAAATTCAAGGCTGGTGCCCAGCAGAAGACGACACCATTTCTGG AAAGCCAATGCACGAGGTGGAGAATTTCACCATATTCATCAAGAACAGCATTCGCTTCCCTTTGTTTGGTGTCGCCCG TGGTAATTTCCCTTCAAGCTTAAACAGGTCTTACATTCAGTCCTGTAACTATGACCCAGTGCGCCATCCGTTCTGTCCCATCTTTAAAGTGGGAGATATCCTGAAACACCTCAACCAAAGTCTGGAAAATATTACAAAGATT GGAGGAGAGATTGGAATTAACATCAATTGGAAGTGTAATCTGGACTATGATGAGGAGAACTGCAATCCCAAGTACTTCTTCACAcgcttggatgctgcttttgaacACAGCAGTGTTTCTAAAGGATATAACTTTAG GTTTGCTAAATACTATCAATCGGAAGATGGGACTGAGTATCGAACGCTTCATAAAGCTTATGCCATCCGCTTTGAAATAATCGTGTCTGGCAAT GCAGGCAAGTTTAATGTGGTGCCATTTCTGATTAATTTGGTTGCAGCATTTACTTCAGTGGGATTG GCTACAGTATTCTGCGACATCATCCTTCTGAACTTTCATAAAGGAGCAGATGAGTACAAAGCAAAGAAATTTGAAGAG GTATCAGGCGTTGTGCCTGAGTCTGGAAGCAACATACTCTACAAGGGCAGCCAGGTGTCGATCAAAGCACTGGAGAAGAACTCTAATGACTCGGGGACTTTTTCTATTGGGCGTCAGGA aatgtga
- the p2rx3a gene encoding P2X purinoceptor 3a (The RefSeq protein has 2 substitutions compared to this genomic sequence), whose translation MAPRVLGFIKGFFVYETAKSVVVKSWSVGIINRVVQLLIILYFICWVFMHEKAHQLRDTGIESAVMTKVKGLGNFNDRVMDVADYVIPSQGASSFSIITNMVVTANQTQGYCPEIEKKFSCTSDGDCEKKIGLNIGNGMITGKCLNDNGTSNDTWRCEIQGWCPAEDDTISGKPMHEVENFTIFIKNSIRFPLFGVARGNFPSSLNRSYIQSCNYDPVRHPFCPIFKVGDILKHLNQSLENITKIGGEIGININWKCNLDYDEENCNPKYFFTRLDAAFEHSSVSKGYNFRFAKYYQSEDGTEYRTLHKAYAIRFEIIVSGNAGKFNVVPFLINLVAAFTSVGLATVFCDIILLNFHKGADEYKAKKFEEVSGFVPESGSNILYKGSQVSIKALEKNSNDSGTFSIGRQE comes from the exons ATGGCTCCCAGAGTGCTGGGCTTCATCAAAGGGTTCTTCGTCTATGAAACCGCCAAGTCTGTAGTAGTGAAGAGCTGGTCTGTTGGAATAATCAACCGGATCGTTCAgctgttaattattttgtatttcatcTG ttGGGTGTTTATGCATGAAAAAGCGCATCAGCTCCGCGACACAGGAATTGAGTCTGCGGTCATGACTAAAGTGAAGGGTTTGGGTAACTTTAACGACCGTGTGATGGACGTAGCAGACTATGTCATTCCATCACAG GGAGCCTCATCATTCTCTATCATTACCAACATGGTCGTCACAGCCAATCAGACGCAAGGATACTGTCCTGAG ATCGAAAAAAAGTTTAGTTGCACTTCTGATGGTGACTGtgagaaaaaaattggcttaaATATTGGAAATG GTATGATAACAGGCAAATGCTTGAATGATAATGGAACAAGTAATGATACATGGCGTTGTGAAATTCAAGGCTGGTGCCCAGCAGAAGACGACACCATTTCTGG AAAGCCAATGCACGAGGTGGAGAATTTCACCATATTCATCAAGAACAGCATTCGCTTCCCTTTGTTTGGTGTCGCCCG TGGTAATTTCCCTTCAAGCTTAAACAGGTCTTACATTCAGTCCTGTAACTATGACCCAGTGCGCCATCCGTTCTGTCCCATCTTTAAAGTGGGAGATATCCTGAAACACCTCAACCAAAGTCTGGAAAATATTACAAAGATT GGAGGAGAGATTGGAATTAACATCAATTGGAAGTGTAATCTGGACTATGATGAGGAGAACTGCAATCCCAAGTACTTCTTCACAcgcttggatgctgcttttgaacACAGCAGTGTTTCTAAAGGATATAACTTTAG GTTTGCTAAATACTATCAATCGGAAGATGGGACTGAGTATCGAACGCTTCATAAAGCTTATGCCATCCGCTTTGAAATAATCGTGTCTGGCAAT GCAGGCAAGTTTAATGTGGTGCCATTTCTGATTAATTTGGTTGCAGCATTTACTTCAGTGGGATTG GCTACAGTATTCTGCGACATCATCCTTCTGAACTTTCATAAAGGAGCAGATGAGTACAAAGCAAAGAAATTTGAAGAG GTATCAGGCGTTGTGCCTGAGTCTGGAAGCAACATACTCTACAAGGGCAGCCAGGTGTCGATCAAAGCACTGGAGAAGAACTCTAATGACTCGGGGACTTTTTCTATTGGGCGTCAGGAGTGA